In Eubalaena glacialis isolate mEubGla1 chromosome 4, mEubGla1.1.hap2.+ XY, whole genome shotgun sequence, the genomic window ATACACCTTTATGTTATTGGTGGGCGTGCTCATACAGGCGAGCTTCAGGACTTCAGGAAAATCACAGAAAAAGTGTGCGATATTCATGCTTCTGCAGAAAGCCTCAAAAGGGTCAAGGTCTTGAGCAGGGATCCCATGACACTGATGCACCAGGACCCCAGAGCCAGCAGCCCACAGAGCTGGGGGTTCACGATGACCGTGTAGTGCAGGGGAtgacagatggccacgaagcagtCATAGGCCATCAAGTCAGGAGTAAATTGTCTAGGCATccaaacacaatgaaaaaaaatacctGGCTGAGACAGCCTGCATAGGGGATAACTTTGCTCTGTGTCTGGAGGGTTAGCAGCATCTTtgggatggtggtggaggtgaaaCAGATGTCAGCAAAGGACAGGTTGGAGAGGAAGAAGTACATGGGGGTGTGGAGGTGGGAGTCTGAGACAATGGCCAGGATGATGGGCAGGTTCCCAGTGAATGTGATCACGTACATGGATAGAAACAGCCCAAAGAGGAGAGGTTGCAGGTCTGGGCCCTCTGTGAATCCCAGGAGGAGAAAGTTTCTGACTCCTGTTTGGTTTCCTCTTTCCATGAGTCTGTTGGGCTTACCaacaaggaggaaaaaagcaATACAAAATTTACTCTAAATAAATATTCCCCAGAGTGACAAAAAAAATATATCCTTAATCCAAACCCAGGGAATTCATGAAGTCGTTCATTTTTGGCTAAGGATTGGCTTTCTTGGATGACAGATTGTGGTTACTGTTGCTACCTAGAAAAATTGTCTCTAAGTCCAGCAGTTCTTAAATTGTGGTTCCTGGCCAGCACCATCAGCAACATCTGGAaatgttagaaatgcacatttttaGGCTCATCTGACCTACTGAATCTAATACTCTGGGTGTGAAGCCAGCACGCTGTGCTTTAAGAAGTCCTTCTGAGAATTCTCACACACACGTTTGAGGAGCACTGCTTGCCTGCATCCCTAAGCAATCATCCTTTCCCAGCTCCCCGGGGACTGCTCTTGTATTTTCTGCTTAGTGTTTATGAGAATGGGAAATTCCCTAACTCTACGCAGATCTTCCAATCATTGAGAGGTTCTTTCACTGTGCTGCCTTTCTGTCATTTCTATATCTTAGATCCTCTGGACCTTGGGTGCTCcttctgttaaaaaataataacccacATTATCATTAATCATCATTTACATTTCATTTGTATTATCACTGTCCCTATATAAATTCGAccaaaattaaatttctaaatataGTGTCCTAGAGTTTCTAAATATCGAGTTTGTCTTCAtctaatttcatcttttatttttagctttattgaagtataaaacAATTTacgggcttcccaggtggcgcagtggttaagaatctgcctgccaatgcaggggacacgggctcgagccctggtctgggaagatcccacatgccgcggagcaactaagcccgtgagccacaactactgagcctgcgcgtctggagcctgtgctccgcaacgggagaggccgcaacagtgagaggcctgcgcaccgcgatgaagagtgacccccgctcgccgcaactggagaaagccctcgcacagaaacgaagacccaacacagccaaaaataaattaaaaaaaaaaaaaaaaaaaaaaaaaaaagagccattaAATTGAGctcctctacttaaaaaaaaaaaaaaaaaaaaacgatttacaaaaacttgcacatatgtgatgtatatatatatctctgtaAGTTTGGACATAGACATTTGCCccaataccatcaccacaatcaagttaataaaCATATCTATCACCTCCAAAAATTTCCttgtattcttttgtgtgtttgttttttgtgtgtggtaagaGCCTTAAAATCTGTCCcctaacatatatatttttttacattcaaATAACTGTATTAAATGAATTGAATAAATATCTAACACTATCccaaagaaaatgtatataataacaataaattaaTCACACCAAAATGGGTCTGTAATttaagatgaaatggacaaaatcttggaaataaagaaTAGGAAAATATACCTTTTAATACACAGGGGAGGAAGCAGTATTGAGGTTACAATTTTATCCTATATATAAAGGACTCAATCATGCTCATTAAAAAGATATGGTATCTTTAGTTGAATATGAAAGAATGTGCTCTTGGCTgtttgattttagtttttttaaatgtaagtataGACGTATTTAGAGGAATTGTGAGTGTATGTAAATTTTGTATAGGCACATCTACCAATGTCATACTGTGTTCTcttcattgcttttcttttttttttttttaacatctttattggagtataattgctttacaatggtgtgttagtatctgctttataacaaagtgaatcagctatacatatacatatatctccatatctccttcctcttgcgtctccctcccaccctcgctatcccatCCCTccaggaggtcacaaagcaccgagctgatctccctgtgctatgcagctgcttcccgctagctatctattttacatttggtagtgtacatatgtgcatgccactctctcacttcgtcccagcttacccttcccactccccgtgtcctcaagtccattctctacatctgcgtctttattcctgtccttcccctaggcgttttgtgtttttttttagattccatatatatgtgttagcatacggtatttgtttttctctttctgacttacttcactctgtatgacagactctatgtccatccacctcactaccaataactcaatttcatttctttttatggctgagtaatattccattgtatatatgtgccacatcttctttatgcattcatctgttgatgggcacgtaggttgcttccatgtactgcctattgtaaatagtgctgcaatgaacgtgcagcactatttacatgtctctttttgaattatggttttctcagggtatatgcccagtagtgggattgctgggttgtatggtagttctatttttagttttttaaggaacctccatactgttctccatagtggcggtatcaatttacattcccaccaacagtgcaagagggtccccttgtctccacaccctctccagcatttgttgtttgtagattttttgttgatggccattctgactggtgtgaggtgatacctcactgtagttttgatttgcatttctctaatgattagtgacgttgagcatcctttcatgtgcttcttggccatctgtatgtcttctttggagaaatgtctatttaggtcttctgcccatttttggattgggttgtttgtttttttgatactgagctgcatgagctgcttgtaaattttggagattaatcctttgtcagttgcttcgtttgcaaatattttctcccattctgagggttgtcttttggtcttgtttatggtttcctttgctgtgcaaaagcttttaagtttcattaggtaccatttgtttatttttgtttttatttccatttctctaggaggtgggtcaaaaaggatcttgctgtgatttatgtcacagagtgttctgcctaggttttcctctaagagtttgatagtgtctggccttacatttaggtctttaaaccattttgagtttatttttgcatatggtgttaaggagtgttctaatttcattcttttacatgtagctgtccagttttcccagcaccacttattgaagaggctgtcttttctccactgtatattcttgcctcctttatcaaagataaggtgaccatatgtgcgtgggtttatctctgggctttctatcctgttccattgatctatatttctgttttttgtgccagtaccatactggcttgattactgtagctttgtagtatagtctgaagtcagggagtctgattactccagctccattttttctttctcaggattgctttggctattgggggtcttttgtgtttccatacaaattgtgaaattttttgttctagtcctgtgaaaaatgccattggtagtttgatagggattgcattgaatctgtagattgctttgggtagtatagtcattttcacaatgttgattcttccaatccaggaacatggtatatctctccacctgtttgtatcatctttaatttctttcatgagtgtcttatagttttctgcatacaggtcttttgtctccttaggtacgtttattcctaggtatttattctttttgttgcaatggtacatGGGaatgcttccttaatttctctttcagatttttcatcattactgtgtatgagtgcaagagatttctgtgcattaattttgtatcctgctacttgatcaaattcattgattagctctagtagttttctggtagcatctttaggattctctgtgtatagtatcatgtcatctgcaaacagagacagttttacttcttctttcctgatttggatttcttttatttctttttcttctctgattgctggggctaaaacttccaaagctgtgttgaataatagtgatgagagtgggcacccttctcttattcctcatcttagaggaaatggtttcaggttttcaccattgagaatgatgttggctgttggtttgtcatatatggcctttattatgttgaggcaagttatctctatgcctactttctggagggtttttatcataaatgggtgttgaattttgtcaaaagctttttctgcatctattgagatgatcatatggttcttctccttcaatttgttaatatggtgcatcacattgattgatttgtgtatgttgaagaatccttgcattcctgggataaaccccacttgatcatggtgtatgatcctttgaatgtgctgttggattctgtttggtagtattttgttgaggatttttgcatctatgttcatcagtgatattggcctgtagttttcctttattgtaacatctttgtctggttttggtatcagggagatggtgacctcatagaatgagtttgggagtgttcctccctctgctatattttggaagagtttgagaaggataggtgttatctcttctctaaatgtttgatagcattcacctgtgaagccatctggtcctggacttttttttgttggaagatttttaatcacagtctcaatttcagtgtctgattggcctgtttatattttttattcctctttcagtctcagaaggttgtgcttttctaagaatttgtccatttcttccaggttttccattttattggcatatagttgcttgtagtactctctcatgatcctttgtatttcttcagtgtcagttgttacttctcctttttcatatctaattctattgatttgagtcttctcccttttttttgttgatgagtctgactaatggtttatcaattttgtttgtcttcttaaagaaccagcttttagtcttattgatctttgctattgttttcttcatttctttttcatttatttttgatctgatctttatgatttctttccttctgataactttggggtttttttgttcttctttctctaattgcttttggtgtaagtttaggttgtttatttgagatgtttctcgtttcttgaggtaggattgtattgctataaacttccctcttagaactgcttttgctcatcacataggttttgggtcatcatgttttcattgtcatttgtttctaggtattttttgatttcctctttgaattccttcagtgatctcttggttatttagtagtgtattgtttagcctccatgtgtttgtattttttacagattttttcctgtaattgatatctagtctcatagcattgtggtcaggaaagatacttgatacgatttcaattttcttaaatttaccaaggcttgatttgtgacccaagatatgatctgtcctggagaatgttccatgagcacttgagaagaaagtatattcttttgtctttggatcaaatgttctataaatatcaattaagtccatcttgtttaatgtatcatttaatgcttgtgtttccttatttattttcattttggatgatctgttcattggtgaaagtggggtgttaaaatccactactatgattgtgttactgtcgatttctcctttcatggttgttagcatttgtattatgtattgaggtgctcctatgttgggtacatatatatttacaattgttatatcttcttcttggattgatctcttgatcattacgtaatgtccttctttgtctcttgtaatagtctttcttttaaagtcgattttggctgatatgagaattgttgctccagctttcttttgatttccattggcatgaaATATATCTTCttcaatcccctcactttcagtctgtatgtgtccctaggtctgaagtgggtctcttgtagacagcatatatacaggtcttgtttttgtatccattaagccagtctttgtcttttggttggagcatttattccatttacatttaaggtagtttgcgatatgtatgttcctattaccattttcttaattgttttgtgtttgttagtgtaggtcttttccttctcttgtgtttcctgcctagagatgttccttgagcatttgttgcaaagctggtttggtagtgctgaattctcttagtttttgcttgtctgtaaaggttttaatttctccgtcagatctgaatgagatccttgctgggtagagtaatcttggttgtaggtttttccctttcatcactttaaatatgtcctgccactcccttctggcttgcagagtttctgctgaaagatcagctgttaaccttatggggattcagttttacgttatttgttgcttttcccttgttgcttttaatattttttctttgtatgtaatttttgatagtttgattaatatgtgtcttggtgtgtttctccttggatttgtcctgtatgggactctctgcctttcttggacttgattgactgtttcctttcccatgttagggaagttttcaactataatctcttcaaatattttctcagactgtttctttttctcttcttcttctgtgacccctataattcgaatgttggtacatttaatgttttcccagaggtctctgagactatcctcaattcttctcattcttttttctttattctgctctgtggtagttatttccactattttatattccaggtcacttatctgttcttctgcctcagttattctggtattgattccttctagagaatttttaatttcatttattgtgctgttcatcattgtttgtttgctctttagttcttctaggtcctttttaaacgtttcttgtattttctccattctatttccaagattttggatcatctttactattattactctgaattcttttttaggcagactgcctctttcctcttcatttgtttggtctggtgggtttttaccttgctccttcatctgttgcatatttctctgtcttctcattttgtttaacttactgttttggggtctccttttcacaggctgcaggtttactgttcccattttttttggtgtctgcccccagtgggtgaggctgGTTCATTGGCTCgtgtaggcttcctgctggaggggactggttcctgtgttaTGGTGGTTggggttggatcttgtctttctggtgggcagggctgtgtccggtggtgtgttttcaggtgtctgtgaacttagtatgattttaggcagcctctctgctaatgggtggggttgtgttctgtcttgctagttttttgtcatgtggcgtccagcactggagcttactgggcattgggtggagctgagtcttagcactgagatggaggtatctgggagagctcttgccgattgatattacatggggccaggaggtctctggtggtccaatgtcctgaacttggctctcccacctcagaggctcaggcctgacaccaggctggagcaccaagaccctgtcagccacacggctcagaagaaaggggagagaaaaagaaaggaaaaaaataaaaataaaataattaaaaaatattaacataaaaaataatactaattaaaaaaataagagaacaaccaaaccaataaacaaatccaccaatgataacaagcactaaaaactaaactaagatatacataaatatcagaaataaatcagttgcagacagcaaaccccaagtctacagttgctcctgaagtccaccgcctcaatctTGGGACGATTCATTGTCTatccaggtattccacagatgcagggtacatcaagttgattgtggggatttaatctgctgctcctgaggctgcacagagaaatttccctttctcttctttgtttgcacagctcctggggttcagctttgaatttggccccacctctgcatgtaggtcaccctcaggcatctgttccctgcccagacaggaggggttaaagcagcggctgattagggggcactggctcactcaggcctgggggatgGAGGGTTtcagtagttataattggaatgtggggtaagcctgcagcagcagaagctggcatgacgttgcaacagcctgaggtgagCCGTGTgatctcctggggaagttgtccctggatcatggcaccctggcagtggtgggctgcacaggctcccggggcggtgggtgtggatagtgacctgtgcttgcacacgggattcttggtggcagcagcagcagccttagtgtttcatgcccatctctggggtctgagctgatagctgcagctcgtgcccatctctggagctcatttaggtggtgctctgcctacTCTGGGAAGACAGGAAAGGAATccactctccttgtgcaccccgatacaatggtctcttgcctctttggtaGGTCctgactttttcccagactccctcccagctagctgtggcatgctagtcccctcaggctgtcttcacgcagccaaccccagtcctcttcctggggtctgacctccaaagcctgagcctcagctctcagcccccacctgccctggcaggtgatcagacaagcctctcaggctggtgagttcctctgtgcaggaatctctctgctttgccctctgcacctctgctGCTGTGCTCTCCCTTGTGACTCTGGAGCTTCCCTCCTGCCCacaccctgtctctgccagtgaaggggcttcctagtgtgtagaaacttttcctccttcacagctccctcccagaggtgcaggtcccatccctactcttttgtctctgttttttcttttgccctacccaggtacgtggggagtttcttgccttttggaaagtctgaggtcttctgccagcgttcagtaggtgttctgtaggagttattccacatgtagatgtatttttgatgtatttgtggggaggaaggtgacctccacttattcctccaccatcttgaaggtcctcccagaGGAGCCCCTTCAGTTAGTTTTTGATGCTCTATTCAATtctatttaatacatttttgggGGGAAACCATTGTATTTATCCTGGTCTTATTCCcctgcttatttttatttcataactttccattaaaaatatatctatattagTGCACATATATTCACATACCTTTgtgaaaaaacaaagataaataaaacaggtAAATTTCATGCTTATTTGGATCTTGCATTATAATGGTGAAGTCACAGTATGATGAAATAAATGTCTGCATGACATAATGTCCTCACAAATAAATTATATGAAGAAAGTTATTCCATGTAAAAGGATAAAATTTTCATGCTGTGTGCAGGATTTTATAGAGTATGGTCTGAGGAGGGTTTTGCGTGTTGGATGAAGACTAGAGTGTGCCCATTAGAGCACATTTGGGCTTGTGCCCTAAAGCCCAAGAATAGCAAAGAAAAGATGATATGCAAGAAAAGTGAGAAAGGGGCTTGCCTCATCCCCTGTTGGACCACATAAAAACCAACTGGTTTAATAAATATGGAATGGGCACAAGAAAAAGTCTTCCACtgtttaatgtaaaaaaataccTAATTTTTGTTATACTTCGTATATTTTTTTGGGTGaatttttggtttatttcttttgctcatttttctcgtGGAATATTCAATCTGTGAGGTGTGTGACACCATAAAGATATCACTActtgtttcttttggataaatttaTCTGTCTATCCTACCTTTCTATTCAACTtttctattgtggtaaaatacatgtaaGATTAAATATAACaccttaatcattttaaagttcaGTGgccttaaaaacattaaaattattttgcacccatcaccaccatccacatCCAacattcttttcatcttgttaaaCCGAAACTCTATGACCATTagacaataactccccattttcccccctccccaacccatggcaatcaccattctatcaatactttctgactctatgattttgactactttaagtacctcatataagtggaatcgtatagtatttgtctttttgtatctgctttatttcacttagcatagtgtcctcaaggttcatccatgttgcagcatacagcagaatttccttccttttcaagtctgaataacattccattgtatgtgtataccacattttgcttatccattcatctgttggtagatactagggttgcttccatgttttagctattgtgaataatgctt contains:
- the LOC133090645 gene encoding LOW QUALITY PROTEIN: olfactory receptor 7C2 (The sequence of the model RefSeq protein was modified relative to this genomic sequence to represent the inferred CDS: inserted 2 bases in 2 codons; substituted 1 base at 1 genomic stop codon); amino-acid sequence: MYVITFTGNLPIILAIVSDSHLHTPMYFFLSNLSFADICFTSTTIPKMLLTLQTQSKVIPYAGCLSQVFFFIVFGCLDNLXPDLMAYDCFVAICHPLHYTVIVNPQLCGLLALGSWCISVMGSLLKTLTLLXAFCRSMNIAHFFCDFPEVLKLACMSTPTNNIKVYFVTIVLGVFPLSGILFSYSQIFSSILRISSAGGKYKAFSTCGSHLWVVSLFXGTGLGVYLSSIATSCSRISLVASVMYTMVTPMLNPFIYSLRNRDMKGALVRLLSRAPSLNDGAFIGLS